Within Brachyhypopomus gauderio isolate BG-103 chromosome 4, BGAUD_0.2, whole genome shotgun sequence, the genomic segment GTAAATCTGTTAAGCTGTTAAATGAAAGGAGAACAAATATCACCCCTTTAATTCTTAAGTCTTTAATTATATATGAGTACCCATCACAATAACTGAAAACAAGAGAGTGAATTACTCTAGAGCTCTGGGTTAAGTCCAAGTTCTAGACCAATATACATAACATGAAATTTCCTGTGACTTTGTACCTGCTGCAGATAGGTCACTGGGTTGTGCACTTGTGTGTTACTGGTACAATTACTCACACAGACCTTGTCCTGGGTTCAGTTGTGCACTGTTACTGATACAGTTACTCATATAGGCATTGTCCTGGGTTCAGTTGTGCACTGTTACTGATATAGTTACTCACACAGACCTTGTCCTGGGTTCAGTTGTGCACTGTTACTGATACTGTTACCAATACAGGTTCTTTTCTTCTTACCAATACTTGTTCTTTTCTATCACCATTTCAACGCAGTAAAAAAAATTGCATGCTGTGAAAAACCTCAGTACAATCAATGGGGTCTTGCACACACTGTGTTCACATTTTATGAGCATTTTTAATTAGGATTATTTGCAATAAACAGTGTTTGTCTATTTTAGTCAAACAGGAGTGAAATACACTGATTACTGTTACTTGGTTTCAGTATTTGAATTCATTAACCCAAAACTCCACAAAGACTATTAACCATTTGTACACAAACTAAGTTGATGCTAAAAATATCCAAGCTATTCAGTTTTATTACTAGCTTTCATTTTCATTATCACATTATCATATGGTGAAGAGTCAGCCTCAATTCCTCTTTCCTGCTCTGGGTTTAATGCCCTTCTAGCAGGTTTGGGAACTGCATAGTCGTCTGACTGAGCATTATAAGGGTATTCATGCCCACTTGGGTCAATCACAGCACCTAGTGTCTTCCAAGCATCACCTTTGACCTCCTCAGGATCATCATAGAGTGACGTGGGACCACTGGGCGTCAAAGCACAACCTTCAGGTTCATCGTAAATGTGCTCAAATGTTGTATATGAACCTGGATGTCTTTTGTGTTCGTGTGAGAAAGGGGATCTGATAGCAGACTCATCTATGCTGTCATAAAGCGGTTCTGAGCTCTCCTCATTGACTTTCTTTTCAATACTGGAACACGGTTCCACTACAGATGGTGAATGTGCATGTGACGCTGCCAAGATGTCCACCATGATGGTTTTAGCAATGTTGTCAAAAGGGAGTGAATACTCAGTGTCATCAGATTTTGAAGAAGGACAAAGTGGTTGGCATGGTTCCTCTTGCTCAGCTGGAAACTCTCTGTTGGGAACTGGTGCAGTGGCGCGAGAGTAGGCATCTTCTGTGAGCGGGCAGCTTCGGAAGATCTTGACCTGGTTTTTCCGTGGTATAGGCCGAGTGTCAAGGTTCAGACTCTTGACCCCTGTCAGATGCTTCTCTGCTGGGGTCTCCAGCCTAGAATGGTGAGGTGGTATTTGATCGGGTCTATACTTCTTTGCTCCTTCAGTCAACATACTGTAAATAGTGCTGTCCTCTGTGGGTGGGGGGATTTTGGAAGAGTGGGACACAGGATCTTGTTCATGACCGCCGCTTGATGCTTGTCTTTGTGATAGGCCTGCCCTCTGAAGGTTAATGGCAGCTTCTATATATTGGAAGATGGCATTGCCTTGCTTTGTGTCAAATTCAAAACTGCCCTCCCCTGAGTCACACCGTCTCCCAGCCTCAAAAGAGAACGTCATCTATTTGAACAAGGAGACAACATACTAGATTAGCACAATGCTGACACCATGGACTAAACACAGACAACATGTGTTTCCACATTGCGGTAACATCAAATAAtctgtgggcagtcatggtctggtggttagggatcCAGTCTTGTGACCGTAagatcatgggttcgattcccaggcctgaggccaaaACACTtggcccttgagcaaggcacctaacctcaactgctccccaggcaacggggtagggctgcccactgctctgggcacatatgcaccacagccccctagtaatcactagtgtgtgtgtgtgtgtgtgttctaactgcacagatgggtaaaaagcagaggacaaatttcaattgcggtgaaaaatcacaattgacaaatatggcacatttacattttttacatttacataatcaGGTAGATTTGTTCCAGGGTTATAAACACTGAATGAGAGCGATCATACCTTGTCACGTCCAAACCTGCGGAGGTAGCGATATGGCCAGGTGAAGAGCACCTCTCCCGACTTTGGCTCTTTCAGTAGGAGGCTGTCAAAGTCTGTTCGTAAGAGGTAATATCCTCTCAGGTTACACCTCTCTGCAGCATCTGTACGTCTCATCGCCACCTTGAAGTCCTTCATTGCTAAATATAACAAGGCAAGACATTTCCTTTAGTAGCAATATTTAAAGTCATTTAACATTGTAACATTTATGTTCTGGTGTTGTGCTAGGATAGATTAATTAGTTTTGCTTTGGGTACCTATGTTGGTTACCTTTGTATTCCTGTGATAGTATGATTTTACCTATTTAGATATTACAAATCATAATGAATATACACTTGTACAGTTTAGCATGTGTGTTATATATCATGATTGCACAAACCTACTGATATTGTCATGAACTGCAGCAGaccgtcttggccatgtctacatgcataAATGCAttaagttgctgccatgtgattggctgattctaCATTTGCGCTAATTCTACATTTGCGCTAATTCTACATTCTACATGATTCTACATTTGTCTTTGTACcaattgactgctggttattgtatccttcatttggattatgtcacaaGTTTTGCATTGGtgcactttatacattaaaTCCTCTCTTTTCCCCCAAGACTGGTGTGATCACTTCCTTCTTTTTCTGCACTCTCTTGCCCATCACATAACCCAGTTTTatttaaccctaaccttaaccctgtTTTATTTATAACCCTAACCTTGACTCTAACATTAGCCTTAACCATGTTTTCAATAATCCTAACCTtaactttgttttatttaaccctaaccctgttttATCTAACTCCTCTTAATCGGAAAATGTGGGTTTATGAGTTTATGAGCCTCACTAAAGCAGCTTCATGGAAAGGAAGTTCATGGTTACAAAAAATGAAATTCTAGCTTTTGTTTGCACCTCACCACAAGCATGTCTGCTCTccacaaaaaaacaaagaatGACACAGTTCCTTCCGGCAAATGCATACTAGTGCTACAGAAATAGGATAGTGATAATGCTGGaaagatatatacatatacacacacacacacacgcacacacacacacacacacacacacacacacacatttaacagtTCATATAGTTTAACAGTTTATGTACCTGTATATGGACACACCTGACTAAGTACATTTTCTTAATAGTAAAAAAGGGCATTTTAATTTAATGGATTATGAGTGGAAATGTTAGATTTGCACTCACAATTTTAAATTGCACCCTCAGCAGTTTTGTTTCAGAACTATAGTTCCTCACTCTACAAgatctctgtatgtgtgtgaatgtcttCAGCACTGATACAAAAGCATCATAGGTGATGTGTCATGAAGCTGGTTAACAGAACACCAAGAGTGTGCAAAGCTGTCATCGAAATATAGGATAGTTACATCAAAGAATCTAGTATTCGTTTATTAGACCATAATAACATGTTTTCTTTGGCATCTTCCCTATTCTTGTAATGtcgaaaaataataaaaataaacagagtAGGTGTGTCCAAATTTTTGTCTGGTAGTGTATAACGTTCCAATACATTTACGTTTAAGAGAGACAGGTTCCTGCTACTGCCCAATGTCGCCTAATCTGTTTCTTCTTGGAGGGGTTGTTTTTGTTCTTTATTAATACTGCATATACCTTGCCTGTATTTTCTGGTTATATTTCAATAATATTTAACCATcaatgcagcactggtcgtgtTATAATAGAGGAGAGTATCTACAGCAGACAACTCACAACCTCTTAAGACACTGACAGCAGGATGTTTCACCCTATGACTGATAAcagcctgcagaaagaacaCTAGTGTGATATTTTCTTCCACCACAAAACAGGAAAAATGGGCCACAAGTTTCCACCACGTAGTAGAGGAATGAAGAAGTATGTCTTTAGTTTCGATGTGTGACCAAATGCCAAAAGTGGTATCAGTGTACTgaaaaagcactattacataaAATAGTATCTTATATAGTATACACCGTGTACTCGAAGGAAATGTATGGATTGTTTATGTCTGATGTTTTAGTGCAGTCATAATCTCACCAGCTTGGGTGCCACAGTAGAGCGTGTTATCTGACACTGTGGCCTCGTCTGTTCTCTGCCTTGGTGGAGTTCGTTCAGCCCAGTTCATCTGCACACAGCCAATGAGAGACTATTAATGCAGCCTGGTCAGGTAACTTCTCCTTCACAAAAGCATAATATTATATCAGAAACTCAGACATATTACAGTACAAAACAACACATTTTATATCTTATGTATACTCAAGTACATTTAAACATATCAGGTTTCGAATGTGGGTTAGGCATGGATCTGCAGAGTCCTGAACAGCAATGTCCCAGCAGCTATTAAACTATTAAACTTTACACTGACAATTAATCCTTACTTTGATTTTCCTATCTAGAAAATACATTCATGGTAACTAAATTAAAGATATTCAACAGGACGTTTATTTAAAGATGTACAAAGGAAGCTTAAATCAGTTCGTTCAACACGGTGTCACAGAATTGCATGTGCTTTCATTTTGCTCATTTAAGTTCCTCTTCTGTTTATCTGGGGGTCAGTCCTGTTTCTCTACTCTCTGTTGTCTTTGCATCCATATGAACCTCACTGTGATTAGtcttgataaataaataaatcactgaAGCACAGTAATCCTACAATCCAGGGTATATCGCTTATGATTGTTGGCAATGTGGGCAGGTTAGGTTTTAGGGTaatggtcagggttagggttagttgttTATGCTCAGTTACAGAGAATGACCTTTATCTTGTCACATGATACTCTGTTGAGAAATATTGTTTTGCTGCCCTGCTGTAATTACTAAAGCTATGTACCATTTCACACCACcaagggttagtgttagggttagcatCAGTCAAGTGTTTCCATGGCATGTTGCCATGGCATGTTGCCTTGTTCTTGTTTTATTTTGCATATCAGTAACATACTCTTTCCAAGTATGGTTTCTTTCCATATTATGTAATTAATTCACCATGTAGTGTTTGATACAGTATTCATATGGCAACTGTATGTGATGTGTTTACCACACTGGTGTGACATGCAGACCTTCGCCTTGACCAGGAAATGTGGCATGTGCTCTGCCCATACTTGCATTCAGAAAAACCCTGAAATGTTCCTTTACCAACACAACATAATTATATCTGAGATGCTCTCTTTTCAATGTTTACCAAAGCCAAGTGTCAAACCATATCCAGCATTCTTACAAAGCTAAAATGTGTTTAAGCTCACTGTTTCAGGCAAACCAAACATCTTACTGCAGCTGAAAACGTGTCTGGCTCTAACACTTACAAAACAACATGGGTATGCTAACATAAGGGATGTGTATTGGGGCCTAAATTGTGCATAAACATATTAAACTTGTTCAAAATGTTGCCAGACTTTTCTCTCATTAAGCTAAACCATAATGTTAACTTGTTGAAACTGTAGAACATTCATGTATCTAAACTTTTACATCTTTCTTAGGACTTGTCACTTATAGAATTTTAGATTTAATACATTGTAGTACATGCATTAAAAACCATAAAATGTGCCTGCATTACCATAAACGTGTTTCAACAATTCCTCCTTTATACCTGAAGCTCCTTCTTCACAGGCTGCACTGTGAAGTAAATCTATTTGTAAGCAA encodes:
- the dok2 gene encoding docking protein 2 isoform X2, which encodes MEEDIKKRGLIYLQQQRFGKKWRRVWTTLYQESTCSISRLEFFESKDGSIGTLDKSKCKQENKKMNWAERTPPRQRTDEATVSDNTLYCGTQAAMKDFKVAMRRTDAAERCNLRGYYLLRTDFDSLLLKEPKSGEVLFTWPYRYLRRFGRDKMTFSFEAGRRCDSGEGSFEFDTKQGNAIFQYIEAAINLQRAGLSQRQASSGGHEQDPVSHSSKIPPPTEDSTIYSMLTEGAKKYRPDQIPPHHSRLETPAEKHLTGVKSLNLDTRPIPRKNQVKIFRSCPLTEDAYSRATAPVPNREFPAEQEEPCQPLCPSSKSDDTEYSLPFDNIAKTIMVDILAASHAHSPSVVEPCSSIEKKVNEESSEPLYDSIDESAIRSPFSHEHKRHPGSYTTFEHIYDEPEGCALTPSGPTSLYDDPEEVKGDAWKTLGAVIDPSGHEYPYNAQSDDYAVPKPARRALNPEQERGIEADSSPYDNVIMKMKASNKTE
- the dok2 gene encoding docking protein 2 isoform X1; translated protein: MEEDIKKRGLIYLQQQRFGKKWRRVWTTLYQESTCSISRLEFFESKDGSIGTLDKSKCKQENKKVIKLSDCIRVSDADVDGCPRDCRAFLVETTEKTFVFAVNMTELEDWMQKLCELAFPMNWAERTPPRQRTDEATVSDNTLYCGTQAAMKDFKVAMRRTDAAERCNLRGYYLLRTDFDSLLLKEPKSGEVLFTWPYRYLRRFGRDKMTFSFEAGRRCDSGEGSFEFDTKQGNAIFQYIEAAINLQRAGLSQRQASSGGHEQDPVSHSSKIPPPTEDSTIYSMLTEGAKKYRPDQIPPHHSRLETPAEKHLTGVKSLNLDTRPIPRKNQVKIFRSCPLTEDAYSRATAPVPNREFPAEQEEPCQPLCPSSKSDDTEYSLPFDNIAKTIMVDILAASHAHSPSVVEPCSSIEKKVNEESSEPLYDSIDESAIRSPFSHEHKRHPGSYTTFEHIYDEPEGCALTPSGPTSLYDDPEEVKGDAWKTLGAVIDPSGHEYPYNAQSDDYAVPKPARRALNPEQERGIEADSSPYDNVIMKMKASNKTE